In Spirochaetota bacterium, the DNA window GAACCTTTTTTTCTATAATTATCAAGTATTCTTGAAACCTCTCTTGCATTCTTACCTATTTCAGTTCTTTCTTTTTTAAATTTATCAAGCTCTTCTAAAACTTTAATAGGAATAATAACATAATTATCTAAAAATGAATCCATAGCATAAGGATAATGTAACAAAACGTTTGTATCAATTATAAAATACTTGGGTTCATTCAAATTATTATTTTTCAATTTAGCCATTTCCTCTCCTTTATTAAAATCATAATAAATTATAAATTTATTTGATTTAATAATAGTAAATAATCCTTTTATTAAAATTTTCTTTAAAAAATTATCTAAAAAATAATAATTTTTAAATATTAAATTTTATGTAAAATAATTATAAAATATTCATATTAAAATAATAAAAATTTTAAATAAAAAATATTTTTTATAAATTTAAAATTCTTTAAACCAATTAATTGAGATATTAAAAATTATTTATCAATAAAAATTATAATTGATAATTTTCTTTTTTAAATATCAAAAAAATTGCTGTTCTATTGAAAAAATTGTTAGCATTTATGTTTAAATAAAAAAATATATTATTTTTTTTTAATTTCTATTGACAATTATGATATATCTATTTATAATTACAATGAATATTTAAAAACTTTTGGAGGATTATTATGATTAGTATTAAAAAAATTTTATGGGTTTTAGTATCTATAACTCTTATTCTTTCTTCTTTAATTTTCGGTTGTAAAGCTAAAGAACAATTTATTTTAATTGGTGGTGTTGGTCCTGTTACTGGAGAAGCTGCAACTTTTGGGGTTTCTACAAAAGAAGGCATTGAACTAGCCGTAGAAGAATGGAATGCTGCTGGTGGATTACTTGGTAAAAAAATTAAACTTATTTTCCAAGATGACAAAGGAGAACCAACTGAAGCAGCAACAGTTTACAACAAATTAATTACACAAGATAAAGTAGTTGCTATTATTGGAACTGTTATGAGTAAATGCTCATTAGCTGGTGCTCCAATTTGCCAAGATAATAAAGTCCCAATGATTTCTCCAACATCTACAAATCCAAAAGTAACTGAAGTAGGTGATTTCATTTTCAGAGCATGTTTTATAGATCCATTCCAAGGTTTGGTTGGAGCTAAATTTGCTTATGAAAATTTAAAGGCAAGAAAAGCTGGAGTTATTTTTGATGTTGGAAATGATTATACAAAAGGCTTAGCAGAAGTTTTTAGAGATTCATTTACTTCTTTAGGAGGTCAAATAGTTGCTTTCGAAGCTCATCCAACTGGAACTACTGATTTCAAAGCTCAATTAACAAAAATAATTGCTGCAAAACCTGATATTATTTATATTCCAGATTATTATAACGATGTTGCATTAATTGCAAAACAAGC includes these proteins:
- a CDS encoding ABC transporter substrate-binding protein, encoding MISIKKILWVLVSITLILSSLIFGCKAKEQFILIGGVGPVTGEAATFGVSTKEGIELAVEEWNAAGGLLGKKIKLIFQDDKGEPTEAATVYNKLITQDKVVAIIGTVMSKCSLAGAPICQDNKVPMISPTSTNPKVTEVGDFIFRACFIDPFQGLVGAKFAYENLKARKAGVIFDVGNDYTKGLAEVFRDSFTSLGGQIVAFEAHPTGTTDFKAQLTKIIAAKPDIIYIPDYYNDVALIAKQARELGFKGSFIGGDGWDSPKLTEIAGTAIEGGFFTNHFSKDDQRPIVQEFVKKYKAKYGKEPDALAALAYDAAYIMFDAIKRAGSTVGEKIRDALKVTNINVASGLVKFDEKRNPIKSAVIIQIKNGQQVYYTTVNP